In Bacillus sp. Cs-700, one genomic interval encodes:
- a CDS encoding SMI1/KNR4 family protein: MNGEELERFIHRYMEADDFTGGVDERQITYVQDKLDRKLPKSYQWFLKNYGSGGVFGVDIVGIAKNNIASVIRETKRYQTLGMGKNLVVVEDQDEYAYCLDTSIMENGECPVIAWNRSGGLDDYYTASNFYEFLSERLMQAKEAWDEPF; this comes from the coding sequence ATGAATGGAGAGGAACTAGAGCGGTTTATCCATAGATACATGGAAGCTGACGATTTTACTGGAGGTGTAGATGAAAGACAGATCACTTATGTGCAAGATAAGCTAGATAGAAAACTTCCTAAAAGCTATCAGTGGTTCCTCAAAAATTATGGTTCCGGTGGGGTGTTTGGGGTAGATATTGTTGGAATAGCGAAGAATAATATTGCCTCAGTTATAAGAGAAACGAAGCGTTATCAGACATTAGGAATGGGTAAGAATCTAGTTGTGGTGGAAGATCAAGATGAATATGCCTATTGTTTAGATACGAGTATCATGGAGAATGGCGAGTGCCCAGTCATCGCTTGGAATCGCAGTGGTGGTCTTGATGACTATTATACGGCAAGTAACTTTTATGAATTTTTATCTGAAAGGCTCATGCAAGCAAAAGAAGCCTGGGACGAACCGTTTTAA
- a CDS encoding DUF4274 domain-containing protein: MDKSEVSLLKHFLYDAEKDQAKQYLTKTADSLFLHYFAMNYNWDKGFDLPSVILENKACDFGTGLFMFHSSDGIRLLISPEEISQSSLEEWKVFVNKVTRKLNDECFVLKNISYEPDITKVQRYKLKKRKIPDVFIDPSPGERVEVPKI; the protein is encoded by the coding sequence GTGGATAAATCAGAAGTAAGTTTATTGAAACATTTTCTTTATGATGCTGAAAAGGATCAAGCGAAGCAATACCTCACAAAGACGGCAGATTCTTTATTCCTTCATTATTTTGCGATGAACTATAATTGGGATAAAGGTTTCGATCTGCCAAGCGTCATACTGGAAAATAAGGCATGCGACTTTGGAACAGGGTTATTCATGTTTCACTCTTCAGACGGCATTCGTCTTCTTATTAGTCCGGAAGAGATTTCTCAATCTTCTCTAGAAGAGTGGAAAGTGTTTGTAAACAAGGTTACGAGAAAGCTTAATGATGAATGCTTCGTTTTAAAGAATATTTCTTATGAACCAGACATCACAAAAGTGCAGCGGTATAAGCTGAAGAAGCGTAAAATACCTGACGTTTTTATTGATCCATCACCAGGCGAGAGAGTCGAGGTTCCAAAGATTTAA
- a CDS encoding HNH endonuclease family protein, whose protein sequence is MFKKSILVVFTLVLLFSGYQFGLPSALAIPPGTPSKSASQSQLDSLTVQSEGSMSGYSRDKFPHWIGQGNGCDTRQLVLQRDADYYSGDCPVTSGKWYSYFDGVQVYDPSDLDIDHMIPLAEAWRSGASSWSTEKREDFANDLDGPHLIAVTASSNRSKGDQDPSTWKPTRYSAHCGYAKWWINTKYDYDLSLQSSEKSALQSMLNTCSY, encoded by the coding sequence GTGTTTAAGAAATCGATTTTAGTAGTTTTTACGTTGGTTCTGTTGTTTAGTGGCTATCAATTTGGTCTCCCGTCCGCTCTCGCGATCCCTCCTGGAACACCTTCAAAGTCTGCTTCTCAATCTCAATTGGATTCCCTGACTGTACAGTCTGAAGGCTCCATGTCCGGATACTCCCGCGATAAATTCCCACACTGGATCGGACAGGGGAATGGCTGTGACACGCGTCAGTTGGTACTACAGCGGGATGCTGATTATTACAGCGGTGACTGTCCTGTAACGTCTGGTAAATGGTATAGCTACTTTGATGGCGTGCAGGTGTATGATCCTTCTGATCTCGATATCGATCACATGATTCCCTTAGCAGAGGCATGGCGGTCAGGAGCAAGTAGTTGGAGCACAGAAAAGCGAGAGGATTTCGCGAATGACCTTGATGGTCCGCATCTTATTGCAGTAACGGCAAGCAGCAACCGCTCCAAGGGTGACCAGGACCCGTCTACCTGGAAGCCAACCCGTTACAGTGCTCACTGCGGTTATGCGAAGTGGTGGATCAATACGAAGTATGACTATGACCTAAGCCTTCAGTCTTCAGAGAAATCAGCTCTTCAAAGTATGCTGAATACGTGTAGTTATTAA
- a CDS encoding antitoxin YezG family protein — protein MEQRLNDLYRKIAETVNEMIPEQWERFYYYAQISEDGGGTYFFYQPSTNPSLNIYSLEIPFKYQIDEKSFKLDKRKLFSLSEEMREVFKSEEQEPWYSFTLKLESTGKLNVHFDYTNWFDTEYSFSDQMIIWKNKYLGEVPDENNKALIDKYYSEFPNDPI, from the coding sequence TTGGAACAAAGATTGAATGATTTATATAGAAAGATAGCGGAGACCGTTAATGAAATGATTCCAGAACAGTGGGAGAGATTTTACTATTATGCTCAAATTTCAGAAGATGGTGGGGGTACATACTTCTTCTATCAGCCCTCAACCAATCCAAGTTTGAATATATATAGCCTTGAAATTCCTTTTAAATATCAAATAGACGAAAAATCTTTCAAATTAGATAAAAGAAAGTTATTTTCCTTATCAGAAGAAATGAGAGAAGTCTTTAAAAGCGAGGAACAAGAACCTTGGTACTCTTTCACTCTAAAATTAGAAAGTACCGGTAAATTAAATGTTCATTTTGACTATACAAATTGGTTTGATACAGAATATAGTTTCAGTGACCAGATGATTATTTGGAAAAATAAATACTTAGGTGAAGTACCGGATGAAAATAATAAAGCTTTAATTGATAAGTATTATTCTGAATTTCCAAATGACCCTATTTAA
- a CDS encoding SMI1/KNR4 family protein has product MVHIFGSHDNLSLEQISKFENEKNVKLPDHYVHFLRNWNGGKVKPNLFKIFDKQGPSVVNVFYGIGDMYDNLADFIEIMDERLPVGFIPIGDDPSGNVICLGTKEPYYDKIYFWDHEQEPEEPNDMRNMYFLANDITEFLDGLYRDTE; this is encoded by the coding sequence TTGGTTCATATATTTGGTTCACATGACAATCTTTCGCTAGAACAAATATCAAAATTTGAAAACGAAAAAAATGTTAAACTCCCTGATCACTATGTGCATTTTTTACGAAATTGGAATGGTGGAAAAGTAAAGCCTAATTTATTCAAGATATTTGATAAGCAAGGTCCAAGTGTAGTGAATGTCTTTTATGGTATTGGCGATATGTATGATAATTTAGCAGATTTTATAGAAATAATGGATGAAAGATTACCTGTAGGATTTATTCCAATAGGAGATGATCCTTCAGGGAATGTTATTTGTTTAGGTACAAAGGAACCTTATTACGACAAGATTTACTTTTGGGATCATGAACAAGAGCCAGAAGAACCTAATGATATGAGGAATATGTATTTTTTAGCAAACGATATTACTGAATTTCTAGATGGTTTATATAGAGACACTGAATAA
- a CDS encoding immunity protein YezG family protein: MNNEKIVGQIEKISNQLHLIIPEPWDRILLYSEVTEWSNRTFFYYFPHLNESPIYSLDLENMAICDEDEVNRQLHQLYEDLRQLWNEFKNQKQQPWTNLTLQLISNGKFNIEYDYEDLSNEDSYKQQVIWEYEKLGKVPNENRERDSTIMKEYTKASNSNDM; this comes from the coding sequence GTGAACAACGAAAAGATAGTAGGGCAAATTGAAAAAATAAGTAACCAATTACATCTCATTATTCCCGAACCCTGGGATAGAATTTTGTTGTATTCGGAAGTAACCGAGTGGAGTAACCGTACTTTTTTTTATTATTTTCCTCATCTAAACGAATCACCTATCTATAGTTTAGATCTTGAGAATATGGCGATTTGTGATGAAGATGAAGTAAATCGGCAGTTGCATCAACTATATGAGGATCTACGACAGTTATGGAATGAATTTAAGAATCAAAAACAACAACCGTGGACAAATCTCACATTACAATTAATATCAAATGGAAAATTTAACATCGAGTATGATTATGAAGACTTGTCAAATGAAGATAGCTACAAACAACAAGTTATTTGGGAATATGAAAAATTAGGTAAGGTGCCAAACGAGAATCGTGAGCGAGATTCTACTATTATGAAAGAATATACAAAAGCATCTAACAGTAACGACATGTAA
- a CDS encoding T6SS immunity protein Tdi1 domain-containing protein, producing the protein MNPSLDDFIVHKKVNEKEILKYQEKLPEELIDVWKTYGFGTFANAFIKVIHPDEYFTVLENSYLRYEQAIPIFATAMGDLIVWEKGQYVNLINYRKGIVHVVSSGFEFFLEDLKDESFMTDELMWHPYLEAVNKYNPPGYEECFGYTPLLGMGGAEKVKNLKKVKVAEHIRFITSVMGPIR; encoded by the coding sequence TTGAATCCATCCTTAGACGATTTTATCGTACATAAGAAAGTGAATGAAAAAGAGATTCTGAAATATCAGGAGAAACTACCTGAAGAATTAATTGACGTATGGAAAACATACGGATTTGGAACTTTTGCAAATGCCTTTATAAAAGTTATTCATCCGGATGAGTATTTTACTGTTTTAGAAAACAGTTATCTAAGGTATGAACAGGCAATTCCTATCTTTGCGACAGCAATGGGGGATTTGATCGTGTGGGAAAAAGGACAGTATGTTAATTTAATTAATTATAGAAAAGGAATTGTTCATGTGGTGTCATCTGGTTTTGAGTTTTTTCTAGAAGACCTAAAAGATGAGAGCTTTATGACTGATGAATTAATGTGGCACCCCTATTTGGAAGCGGTTAATAAATATAATCCACCTGGCTATGAGGAGTGTTTTGGGTATACGCCACTATTAGGTATGGGCGGAGCAGAAAAAGTTAAAAACCTGAAAAAAGTAAAAGTGGCAGAACATATTCGATTTATTACCTCGGTTATGGGTCCAATACGATAA
- a CDS encoding SagB family peptide dehydrogenase, with translation MNLDLFLHQLHFQNDLVTPPNWEVNWDDAPLPYKVYRHLPEYRLPYDIPLTIQDQPPRPTPDLNKIGHFLWYVYGLSQFNQTAFPSSSDEESAETMQGFRRFPPSGGGLYPSELYVYLKLEDLPHGIYNYDVAHHRLLMLRKGNFDSYLTSALGNSSSLSTCFGAVIITTMFWKNFFKYHNFSYRLQGLDAGALMGQLLEVSKRFSYSPTVHFQFLDHPINHLLGLNGQEESTYAVIPISEQKIAHVETPGECSATELVKEIPNITTTHYERSQNVLPFPEISQLHHATILESTEQFRSLKGSEEKFENKTKIALPEPKEITKDFTHTFRNRYSPEMDFNAQKIDQVQLASLLKESTESYQYANDLNKEENQMSRVSIYGCFYQIDGIPNGAYRYDAASHSLLLIKEGDYRFSLQAGMSLHNVNLHQVPICIHIVGDRTHHKNELGYRGYRIQHMEAGMLLQGILLTASALGMNGHPLLGFDIIGCDEIYELEDAQKTTIIQVPIGFHRAKSWLVGGMHG, from the coding sequence ATGAATCTCGACCTTTTTTTACACCAGCTTCATTTTCAAAATGACCTTGTCACGCCACCGAATTGGGAAGTGAATTGGGACGACGCTCCCCTCCCATATAAAGTTTATCGTCATTTGCCGGAGTATCGACTTCCTTACGATATTCCACTTACAATACAAGATCAGCCCCCTCGCCCAACACCTGACCTAAACAAAATCGGTCATTTTCTCTGGTATGTGTATGGGCTGTCGCAGTTTAACCAAACAGCTTTTCCGTCTTCCTCTGACGAAGAATCAGCTGAAACGATGCAAGGATTCCGCCGCTTCCCGCCTTCGGGTGGCGGCTTATATCCGAGTGAACTCTATGTTTATCTGAAACTAGAAGACTTACCACACGGAATCTACAATTACGATGTTGCTCACCATCGCCTTCTCATGCTCAGAAAGGGCAATTTTGATTCTTACTTAACCAGTGCACTAGGAAACAGCTCCTCCCTTTCCACTTGTTTTGGGGCTGTCATCATCACCACAATGTTTTGGAAAAACTTCTTTAAATACCACAACTTTTCCTATCGCCTTCAAGGGTTGGATGCTGGCGCGCTGATGGGACAGCTGTTGGAGGTGAGTAAACGGTTCTCCTATTCACCAACCGTTCATTTTCAGTTCCTAGATCATCCCATCAATCACCTGCTTGGATTGAATGGTCAGGAGGAAAGCACCTATGCGGTTATACCAATTTCAGAGCAAAAGATCGCACATGTTGAAACGCCTGGAGAATGCTCAGCAACAGAATTAGTGAAAGAAATACCCAACATCACAACGACGCATTATGAACGTTCGCAAAACGTCTTACCGTTTCCTGAAATCTCACAGCTTCATCACGCCACGATACTTGAATCTACCGAGCAGTTCCGAAGTCTAAAAGGAAGCGAAGAAAAATTCGAAAACAAGACAAAGATCGCATTACCTGAACCAAAAGAGATAACCAAAGATTTTACTCATACTTTCCGGAATCGGTATTCACCAGAAATGGATTTTAACGCACAAAAAATCGATCAGGTTCAGCTCGCTTCCCTTTTGAAGGAAAGCACTGAATCCTACCAATACGCTAACGATTTAAATAAAGAAGAAAACCAAATGTCACGGGTCTCCATTTATGGATGCTTTTATCAGATTGATGGCATTCCGAATGGGGCCTATCGGTATGACGCTGCTTCGCATTCCCTTCTCCTTATTAAAGAAGGTGACTATCGTTTTAGCCTCCAGGCTGGGATGTCCCTTCATAACGTCAATCTACATCAAGTTCCGATCTGTATCCATATCGTCGGAGATCGTACACATCACAAAAATGAACTTGGCTATAGAGGATATCGCATTCAACACATGGAAGCGGGTATGTTGCTTCAGGGAATCTTGTTAACAGCGAGCGCACTTGGCATGAACGGCCATCCCCTGCTTGGATTTGATATCATTGGATGTGATGAGATTTACGAACTGGAGGATGCACAGAAAACGACGATTATTCAAGTGCCTATCGGTTTTCATCGGGCTAAGAGTTGGTTGGTTGGGGGGATGCATGGTTGA
- a CDS encoding TOMM precursor leader peptide-binding protein yields the protein MSTSITLVGNGLLRNCVVEQLASHHLTLLPDLAGIPEETTLLLVIHDCWNPSMHKQAEEVARELGINWLRAFLSFGEGVIGPLVRPSMAGCSQCADTRKMMAATDREDLWKIQQVLTQRDNAIEDQWISQTGLLQMAQLIKNEVLGSAQLEGAIELLNLASLESSRHRILPDAYCSVCSSLPADTDAVMTLKPSLKVSGYRTRSMNDLRNVLSRDYLDPRTGLLNRMMIDFETTYADAIVNLPLFNGNEGSAGRTNSYAISQMTAILEGLERSCGIDPKGKRTVVHDSYRNLDRALNPLQLGVHSEEQYAEEGYPFTPFHPDRKMNWVWGYSLLKKEPILVPERLAYYSMGCGDGFVFETSNGCAIGGSLEEAIFYGMMEVLERDSFLITWYAQLQLPQIDPYSSNDEELHLMIDRMKEITGYDLYLYNATMEHDIPCILTITKNGTSDTDRLNLMCAAGAHLDPVRAVKSAIFESVGMITPLNKEFKKKKDEFLAMYHDSSLVKKMDDHGMLYGLPEAEERLHFLLNQNRPMQTFQEAFQPAKHHDDLTEDLNNLLQTFHQLNLDVIVVDQTTPEIKRNGLHCAKVIIPGMLPMTFGHHLRRVTGLSRVLKVPKELGFVDRDLTVEELNPYPHPFP from the coding sequence GTGAGCACTAGCATTACCTTAGTCGGAAATGGCTTGCTGCGAAATTGCGTAGTGGAACAACTCGCTTCCCATCACCTCACGCTTCTTCCAGATCTTGCAGGGATACCCGAGGAGACAACGCTATTACTCGTCATTCATGACTGCTGGAATCCATCCATGCACAAACAAGCGGAAGAAGTAGCACGAGAGCTTGGCATCAATTGGCTACGGGCCTTCTTATCTTTTGGCGAAGGGGTGATCGGTCCACTCGTTCGCCCTAGTATGGCAGGCTGTTCACAGTGTGCAGATACAAGAAAGATGATGGCCGCAACGGATCGCGAAGATCTATGGAAAATTCAGCAGGTGTTAACCCAAAGGGATAACGCGATTGAGGATCAATGGATCTCACAAACCGGTCTTCTCCAAATGGCTCAGCTAATCAAAAATGAAGTGCTAGGCTCAGCTCAATTGGAAGGGGCTATCGAACTACTTAACTTGGCTTCACTTGAAAGCTCTCGCCATCGAATCTTGCCAGACGCCTACTGTTCCGTTTGCAGTTCTCTACCAGCAGACACGGACGCGGTGATGACGTTAAAACCAAGTCTAAAAGTTAGCGGCTACCGTACCCGGTCGATGAACGACTTACGCAACGTACTCTCCAGAGATTATCTTGACCCTCGTACTGGCTTGTTAAATCGTATGATGATCGATTTTGAAACAACATATGCTGATGCAATCGTAAACCTCCCTCTCTTCAATGGAAATGAAGGCTCAGCAGGCAGAACAAACTCGTATGCGATCAGTCAAATGACTGCGATATTGGAAGGATTAGAACGCTCATGCGGAATTGATCCGAAAGGAAAAAGAACCGTTGTTCACGATTCCTATCGTAACCTGGACCGCGCCTTGAACCCGCTTCAGCTCGGTGTTCATTCAGAGGAACAGTACGCGGAGGAGGGCTATCCGTTCACCCCTTTTCATCCTGATCGAAAAATGAATTGGGTGTGGGGCTATTCCCTTCTTAAAAAGGAACCGATTCTCGTACCTGAGCGTCTCGCGTATTACAGCATGGGCTGCGGGGATGGGTTTGTGTTTGAAACATCAAACGGCTGTGCGATCGGAGGAAGTCTTGAAGAAGCCATTTTCTACGGCATGATGGAAGTGCTTGAACGCGACTCTTTTCTAATTACCTGGTACGCCCAGCTCCAGCTTCCGCAAATTGATCCTTACTCATCAAACGACGAAGAGCTCCACTTGATGATCGACCGGATGAAGGAGATAACGGGCTATGACCTTTATTTATACAATGCCACCATGGAGCACGACATCCCGTGTATTTTAACGATTACGAAGAACGGCACCTCTGATACTGATCGCTTAAATCTGATGTGTGCAGCAGGTGCCCATCTTGATCCCGTTCGCGCTGTGAAAAGCGCGATCTTTGAAAGTGTGGGTATGATCACGCCGTTAAATAAAGAATTCAAGAAGAAGAAGGACGAATTTCTAGCCATGTACCATGACTCTTCGCTTGTTAAGAAAATGGATGATCACGGCATGCTTTACGGACTTCCTGAAGCAGAAGAACGTCTTCACTTCTTACTAAATCAAAACCGACCTATGCAAACATTCCAAGAAGCGTTTCAACCAGCGAAGCATCATGACGATCTTACAGAGGATCTGAATAACCTATTACAAACGTTCCATCAATTAAACTTAGACGTAATCGTAGTGGACCAAACAACACCAGAAATAAAACGGAACGGACTCCACTGCGCAAAAGTAATCATTCCAGGCATGCTACCGATGACATTTGGCCATCACCTTAGACGCGTCACGGGATTAAGCAGAGTATTAAAGGTTCCAAAAGAACTCGGGTTTGTTGATCGAGACTTAACGGTTGAGGAGCTCAATCCTTATCCGCATCCATTTCCTTAA
- a CDS encoding immunity 22 family protein, with protein sequence MEKQGWVSIWLGNIKNEDLIDEYVDLTYDEDGDSIPSPFFIDFNIDIDETDEDTIEKAIYKSSHKDLCFLLEGCSYDDMIIPKIKKRVNLLKSYNAIILIYNFYYNNEIRSADAFDFIAAISYEEF encoded by the coding sequence ATGGAAAAACAAGGATGGGTTTCAATTTGGTTAGGGAATATAAAGAATGAGGACTTGATCGATGAGTATGTGGATTTAACCTATGATGAAGATGGCGATTCTATCCCTTCACCATTCTTTATTGATTTTAATATAGATATAGATGAAACAGATGAGGATACGATCGAAAAGGCTATCTATAAAAGCAGTCATAAGGATCTTTGCTTCTTATTGGAAGGATGTTCGTATGATGATATGATCATACCAAAAATCAAGAAAAGGGTAAATCTATTGAAATCATATAATGCCATTATTCTAATTTATAATTTCTACTATAACAATGAGATTCGGTCAGCAGATGCTTTTGATTTTATAGCTGCTATTAGTTATGAGGAATTTTAA
- a CDS encoding serine hydrolase, translated as MKLLLFIIVGILILVIVTPILMLYVVKKKNASKTKEDLLTYIEHHPDACSLTLLENERVLLTFNEEKEMPLASTVKFIYLLTFLDGVREKKVNLDEKVQVDDLDVLYFKNTDGGAHPRWKKEHDIGEEVTLFQIAQGMMQFSSNACTDFLFHKLGSHKINQSLTKYQLNPHSPIYAISSAMLIPAYLKVEKGWKKKQIAQEIKEMDQIEFESLANTLLHDVLDGSAEKYLNELATINDMTIQRVLMDKLPSSTTEQYANLLIRIGESDDLSDDDKDLMDRILGGASEIGKRRWFKGGSTAYTLTSALYNKDDNGSISLSVFVQDEKRYELLWIRNVFHDILKAIVEDTEFRQKTIDRLEGIK; from the coding sequence ATGAAACTACTATTATTTATTATTGTCGGGATTCTAATTCTCGTAATTGTCACCCCGATCCTCATGCTGTACGTAGTAAAAAAGAAAAACGCATCCAAAACTAAGGAAGACCTCCTTACCTATATCGAACATCATCCAGACGCATGCTCATTGACCTTATTAGAAAATGAAAGAGTACTTCTCACTTTTAATGAAGAAAAAGAAATGCCGCTCGCAAGTACAGTTAAGTTCATTTACCTTCTAACCTTTCTTGACGGGGTGAGGGAGAAAAAGGTGAATCTTGATGAGAAGGTTCAGGTTGACGACCTTGACGTCCTTTACTTTAAAAATACAGATGGTGGTGCACATCCAAGGTGGAAGAAGGAACATGATATAGGAGAAGAAGTTACCCTTTTTCAAATTGCACAGGGAATGATGCAGTTTAGTTCAAATGCATGTACAGACTTTCTCTTTCACAAACTAGGTTCTCATAAAATCAATCAATCTCTCACGAAATACCAGCTGAACCCTCATTCTCCCATTTACGCGATTAGTTCTGCCATGCTGATTCCTGCCTATTTAAAGGTTGAGAAGGGCTGGAAGAAGAAACAAATTGCACAGGAAATAAAAGAGATGGATCAGATTGAATTCGAGAGCTTGGCTAATACGCTGTTACATGACGTATTAGACGGAAGTGCTGAAAAATATCTTAATGAATTAGCGACCATCAACGACATGACGATTCAGCGCGTATTGATGGATAAATTGCCTTCTTCGACAACTGAACAATACGCGAACCTCTTGATTAGGATTGGTGAATCAGATGATCTATCGGACGATGACAAGGATTTAATGGATCGTATCCTAGGTGGAGCGAGTGAGATCGGAAAGCGCAGATGGTTCAAGGGTGGATCAACGGCATATACCCTCACCTCAGCGTTGTACAATAAGGACGATAATGGATCGATCTCTCTTTCTGTATTTGTTCAGGATGAAAAGCGATATGAATTGCTATGGATTCGGAATGTTTTTCATGATATTTTGAAGGCGATCGTGGAAGACACTGAGTTTAGGCAGAAAACGATTGATCGATTAGAGGGTATAAAATAA
- a CDS encoding immunity protein YezG family protein gives MSFETKLNDLYKEMAQQLNDLIPTDWNHLCLNSEVKNGEGGVFFFFRPKGEGKYVFSHYIPKIYNLDKRIYNKEIHKLFQLTVDLQKVFTDYDQDPWFSVTLLLSDTGELKVNFHYTNWHESEFGPTARIKYFVYNYVDQNKEQLDLIERMKEFEEQSKQATVKAFRPTRKRGSNL, from the coding sequence ATGAGTTTTGAAACCAAATTAAACGATCTCTATAAAGAAATGGCACAACAGCTTAATGATTTGATCCCTACTGATTGGAATCATTTGTGTTTGAATAGTGAAGTGAAGAATGGGGAAGGAGGCGTTTTTTTCTTTTTTAGACCTAAAGGAGAGGGGAAATACGTTTTTTCGCACTATATTCCAAAAATATACAATTTAGATAAAAGGATTTATAATAAAGAAATACATAAACTCTTTCAACTTACGGTAGACCTCCAAAAAGTTTTTACTGATTACGACCAAGACCCCTGGTTTTCAGTGACCTTATTATTAAGTGATACAGGTGAATTAAAGGTGAATTTTCATTATACAAACTGGCATGAAAGTGAATTTGGTCCAACAGCTAGAATAAAGTACTTTGTATATAACTATGTCGATCAAAATAAAGAACAATTAGATTTAATAGAGAGAATGAAGGAATTTGAAGAGCAGTCTAAACAAGCTACAGTAAAGGCATTTCGTCCCACTAGGAAACGTGGTTCCAATCTTTAA